In Afipia sp. GAS231, a single window of DNA contains:
- a CDS encoding GntR family transcriptional regulator yields MSLDDLSSRVPPSGSEPETPVRRIDRAGPQADKVTRAEELRLQLADEIVRGVLAPGSPLDETDIARRFGVSRTPVREALRQLVASGLVEARAHRGAVVAQPSLERLTGMFEAMAELEALCAGLAAERMTATERQRLEAIHDELRVLSHAGNPERFHEVNERFHNAIYAGSQNAYIAEMTLATRVRVQPFRRAQFRNLGRLAKSQAEHDRVVVAILRGDKVGAAAAMRAHIELVRGEYELYAVSL; encoded by the coding sequence ATGAGTCTTGATGATCTCTCCTCGCGTGTTCCGCCGTCCGGCTCCGAGCCCGAGACGCCGGTTCGGCGCATCGACCGGGCCGGGCCGCAAGCGGACAAGGTGACGCGCGCGGAGGAACTGCGGCTGCAACTCGCCGACGAGATCGTGCGTGGCGTGCTGGCGCCGGGTTCGCCGCTGGACGAAACCGATATCGCGCGCCGCTTCGGCGTGTCGCGAACGCCGGTACGCGAGGCGCTGCGCCAGTTGGTGGCGAGCGGCCTGGTCGAGGCCCGGGCCCATCGCGGCGCCGTGGTCGCGCAGCCCTCGCTCGAACGCCTGACCGGCATGTTCGAGGCGATGGCGGAGCTGGAAGCTTTGTGCGCGGGGCTCGCCGCCGAACGGATGACGGCCACGGAGCGCCAGAGGCTCGAGGCGATCCACGACGAGTTGCGGGTGTTGAGCCATGCCGGCAATCCCGAGCGCTTTCACGAAGTCAACGAACGCTTTCACAACGCGATCTATGCCGGTTCGCAAAACGCCTACATCGCCGAAATGACCTTGGCAACGCGGGTGCGGGTGCAGCCATTTCGACGCGCCCAGTTCCGCAATCTCGGCCGGCTGGCGAAATCGCAGGCCGAGCACGACCGCGTCGTGGTCGCGATCCTCCGCGGCGACAAGGTCGGCGCTGCGGCCGCGATGCGCGCGCACATCGAACTGGTGCGCGGCGAGTACGAACTGTACGCGGTGTCGCTGTAG